The Polyangium mundeleinium genome contains the following window.
CGAACCGGAGCAAGTAGTGGACGCCGGCGAGCATCGTCGAGAGCTCGCCACGCAGGTCGTGGGCCACGCGGTCGAAGAAAACCTCGTCGACACTCATGAAGCACACTCTAGAGCCCGAGAACGGGCGCGGTAAGCGTTGACCGAGCACACGACGCACACTGCGTAGCACGCAGGAGATGCCGAGGAACGAGGAGATCGCGGAGAGAGCCGCCGGACGGATCGCGCGTCTCGCGAGGACGAAGATCGCAGAGACCGCGCCGCCGCATTGCGCATCGCGAGCGCCGGTCCAAGACATGGGGGAGCGAAGCGTCTCGTCGCGCGCGTTGTCGCGCGGACGTCGAGCTGCGCGCAGTCGGAGGGGGCGGGATGGCGGAGACGATGGGCGGGGCGAGCGAGATGGAGCAGACGAGCGCGTTTCGCCCGCGGGTGCTCATCGTCGACGACGATCCCGACTTCCTCGCGATCGCCGAGGCCTCGCTCGAAGCACACGGCTTCCAGGTCGAGCGGGCGAAAGGCGGCCTGCGCGGCGTCTTCCTCGCCACGCAGGACGTGCCGGACGCCGTCCTGTGTGACTTGCGCATGCCCGGCATCGACGGGTTCGTCGTCGCCGAAGCGCTGCGCTCCGATCCCGCGACCCAACGCATGGCGCTCTTCGCGTGCACCGGGCGCCGTGATCTCTCCGCGCGCGCCAAGCTCGCGAACAGCGCGTTCGACGCCGTGCTCGTCAAGCCAGTCGACTGGGACGAGGCTGCCCGCCTCTTGCGTGACGCCATCCGCGCGCACGCCCACCCGTGAGCCCTCGGACGCTCTCATGTTCCCCCCCTTTTGCTCGTCGCCGGTTCGTGCGGCTATCGAGCTCGCTTGCCGAGGACGCGCTTGATCTCGTTCACCAGCGCGTCGGGCAAGCATGGCTTCGTCAAGAACGAGTCGCAGCCCGCTTCTTTGGCGTCCTTCGAGTGCCCCGCGAGCGCGTGCCCCGTGAGCGCCACGATCGGGATGCCCTTGGTGCGCTCGTCGTTCTTCAGGAACCGCGTCGCCTCGAGTCCGTCGAGCTCGGGCAACGACAGATCCATGAGGATCAGATCGGGCAAGAGAGAGAACGCCTGATCCAGCGCCTCCCGCCCCGTCGAAGCCT
Protein-coding sequences here:
- a CDS encoding response regulator, producing MAETMGGASEMEQTSAFRPRVLIVDDDPDFLAIAEASLEAHGFQVERAKGGLRGVFLATQDVPDAVLCDLRMPGIDGFVVAEALRSDPATQRMALFACTGRRDLSARAKLANSAFDAVLVKPVDWDEAARLLRDAIRAHAHP
- a CDS encoding response regulator — translated: MKTTDETGLGQQHGGLSPLVLVVDDFDDNREMFTEFLSFSGFRVAQASTGREALDQAFSLLPDLILMDLSLPELDGLEATRFLKNDERTKGIPIVALTGHALAGHSKDAKEAGCDSFLTKPCLPDALVNEIKRVLGKRAR